TTAACCTTAGATCACGTTCTACCTCGTTCTCGTGGGGGAGGAGATAGCTGGGAAAATATCATAACAGCTTGTGTCCGTTGCAATATCAAAAAAGGTAACCGGACGCCTACAGAAGCCAATATGGTTTTACGGAGTACGCCCCGCAAGCCCCATAGCAGTCTATACTTCGAGATTGCTAAGCACGTAAAGGGGGGGACTCATCAAGAGTGGCGAAAGTATGTCATCGGTATATAACAAACCTGCACCAGTATTGCGTGCAGGTTTTTTTGTCAGTAAGGGTTTGGGAGTTCTATCTAGAGAAATGCCCCGTAAGAGGGTATGTAGAAATGCGATTTTTTTGCGAAGATCGGATCTAGTAGCAATTTACTCTCAAACCGCTGGCTGCTGTTCCAGGCAAGCATAGCCGCGTCAAAATCTCCTGGATTTCACGACTGACAAACCCTTGCACGCTATTATTGTATGCACTCTCGTTCGCTTCAATCACTCGATCGTTTGACTTTAGCAGCACAACCGCGTTCTGTAGAGGTTGATGCCGAGCCAACTTCTACAGAAACTTCTGGAGGAAAGCGTCAAGTGACGCCTCTCACTGATGCTGCTAACGAACAAACTAACGGATCTGGCGAAACTGGAACTGGTATTTTACCCAGATCTGCCGATCGCGTTTTGAATTCCAAGGTGGAAGCTTTACAGCAGACTTTGGAAAAACATCGAAACGAACGCCAAATCGTCATTATACAAGACTTTCCCGACCCGGATGGTCTGTCTGGTGCTTGGGCGTATAAGTTAATTGCCCAGCAGTACGATATTCATTGCGATATCGTGTACGCTGGTACTCTCAGCCACCAAGAAAATATCGCTTTGGTGAAACTAACTAATTTGCCAGCGGAACGGTGGACGCCTCAAGTTATCAAAAATAAGAATTTATCTCAATATCAGGGTGCGGTTTTAATCGATAATCAGGGTACTACCAGCCAATTAATGCCTTTGTTACAGCAAGCGGGTATTCCGACTACAGTGGTGATCGACCATCACAAGCAGCAAGGTAACCTGCAAGCCGAGTTTACTGATATCCGCCCTACGGTGCGAGCAACCGCTACTATTTTGACTCAATACCTGCAAGCCGGGTTACTGGAGTTCGATAGCGGGATTAGCGAGCACGTCAAGTGCGCTACTGCTTTGATGCACGGTTTGCGATCGGATACCAACGGTTTAAGACAAGCTCAAGAAGAGGAATTTCTGGCTGCTGGCTATCTGAGCCGATTTTACGATTCTCAGTTACTCGATGCCGTCCTGCAAGCCAATCGCTCTAAGCGAGTGATGGATATCATCGAACGCAGTCTGAAAAACCGCACCGTCCAAAATAACTTTTCGATTGCTGGTGTCGGCTATCTGCGCTATGACAATCGAGATGCCATCCCCCAAGCGGCAGATTTCTTGGTGACAGAAGAAAACGTCCACACGGCCTTGGTTTATGGCATCGTGCACCAGGAAGATGAAGGAATAGAATTGGTAATCGGTTCTTTGCGAACTAGTAAGCTAACTCTCGACCCGGATGAATTCCTCAAAGAAGCTTTCGGTCAAGATAGTCAGGGACGTTTCTTCGGTGGCGGACGGATGATGGCTGGTGGTTTTGAAATCCCGATCGGTTTCTTGGGCGGTGGTAATGAAAATTCCGAGTATGCCAAACTGAAGTGGGAAGTGTTCGATACCCAAATTAAGCAAAAACTGCTGCGGTTGATCAATCCCACCCACGATTTAATCGAAAGCGAATAATATTTTGGTCATTGGTCATCGGTTATTAGTCATTGGTCAACAGCCGATCGCAAATGACAAATGACACTTGACAAACGACCGATCGCAAATGACAAATGACACTTGACAAATGACAGATTTATATTTGATCCGGCATGGCATTGCTGCCGAGCCAGCAGAATACGATCGCGATCGCGATCGTCCCCTCACGGAAGAAGGTAAGCGCAAAACCCGGAAAGTAGCAGCCAGACTCGCCGAATTGAATCTTCATTTCGACTTGATTCTCACCAGTCCCCTACTGCGAGCTACTCAAACCGCAGATATACTCAAAGCATCCGGTTTGAGCGATCGCGTAGAAGAATTCCCCGCTTTGGCATTTGACGGTAAAATCGAAACCTGGCTGAATTGGTGGCAGGAGTGGCAACAAACAGGCGGTAAAAGTTTAGCCTTAGTCGGTCATCAGCCAAATTTGGGCGATTGGGCGGAAATTTTAGTATGGGGCGAAACGCGAGGCAACTTGGTAGTCAAAAAAGCTGGTGTAATCGGTATTACATTGCCTAGCAGTAATTCCCCCGTCGGTCGCAGCCAATTATTTTGGCTGACATCACCAAAGTTAACATTTGTAGCGTAAATTATTTTTGTGCATTGGGCAACAATACGCAAGTTTCTGGTAAGTTAGCCTGATAGATATTTTACGTAAGCAACACTTTAAAGCCATGACTGTCTGCGAGTACAAACCAGGTCTAGAAGGCATTCCGGCTGCCGAATCCGGAGTCAGTCACGTCGATGGACAGCGAGGTATCTTACAGTATCGGGGAATCCGCATTGAAGAACTCGCAGAAAAAAGTACCTTTTTGGAAACCTCGTTTCTTTTGATTTGGGGATATCTTCCCACCAAGGAAGAACTCGCTGACTTCGAGCATGAAATTCGCTACCATCGGCGCATTAAGTACCGCATCCGGGATATGATGAAATGCTTTCCGGAAAGCGGTCACCCAATGGATGCGCTGCAAGCTTCCGCCGCTGCATTAGGTTTGTTTTATTCTCGGCGCGACCTCGATAACCCAGCTTACATCAGGGCTGCGGTGGTGCGCTTGATGGCCAAAATACCGACAATGGTGGCAGCTTTCCAACTGATGCGGAAAGGAAACGATCCCGTGCTACCCCGCGACGATCTGGGCTATGCAGCGAATTTCCTGTATATGCTGACCGAAAAAGAACCAGACCCTCTGGCCGCTCGAATCTTTGACATTTCCTTGATGCTCCACGCCGAGCATACCATGAATGCTTCTACCTTCTCAGCACGGGTAACGGCTTCTACTCTCACCGATCCTTATGCAGTGGTAGCTTCAGCCGTAGGGACGCTGGGTGGCCCATTACACGGAGGCGCTAATGAAGAAGTAATCGATATGCTAGAAGAAATCGGCTCGGTGGAAAATGTCCGACCTTATTTGGAAGACCGTTTAGCACGGAAAGCCAAAATCATGGGCTTCGGTCACCGAGTTTACAAGGTGAAAGACCCACGGGCAACTATCCTTCAGAATCTAGCACAACAATTATTTGAAAAGTTCGGGCAAGATAAGTACTACGATATCGCGGTCGAGTTGGAACAAGCTGTAGAAGAAAAACTAGGTCAAAAAGGAATTTATCCTAATGTAGATTTCTATTCTGGCTTGGTGTACAGAAAGCTGGGTATCCCCACTGATTTGTTTACGCCGATTTTCGCGATCGCGCGCGTATCTGGTTGGCTGGCCCACTGGAAAGAACAACTCGAAGAAAACCGCATTTACCGTCCGACCCAAGTTTACACCGGACTAAAGGAAGCTCCTTATATTGCGATCGAAGAGCGATAGAAGAGAGGCTAGTGCATCTAGAGCAGCAATTTCTCACCACTTCGATTAAAAGATGGACAGATGGGGGGATGGGGAGATGGGGAGAAAAAATGGTCGATTACTTCTGCCGCACTGCACTAGGGAAGAGAAGAATTTATTTTATCCCTGTGGCAATCTACCACAGGGATATTTTGATTTAACATATAAGTCGTATTAAAACTTTTTATAATAAACTCAATTATCTGATAAAAAACGCTCACAATCTAAAACATTAATCATAGCAATTAATTAACTCTATCCTGCAAAATAATCAATCCAGCCGCCATCGCTCGTCCATTGGATTTATCTATTAAATCCATAGAGAAATACTAAACTTGCCCCGCATCTAAAAAGGATGAAGTGTGAAGAATTAAGGATGAAGTGTAAAGGATGAAGGATGAAAATAAAATAATTCTCCCCATCTCCCCATCTACCCATCCCCCTATCCCCTCCCGATCTCACTCTGACAGAATTTTAGTGAAATCATATCGTTTGCCCTGCCAGCCTTGTGACCATCCAACGATATACTAGGCAGTGAAGTTAGAAAAAAAACTTCACAAAATAAATCACGGTTGTAGTGCGGTTCGTTTGGCATTGCCTCAGCCATTACATTGAGCGGCAAACATGAATTCAGGAATTGACCTGCAAGGAACCTTTATTCAATCCCTCATGGATTTAGGCATCCCAGCTGGAGCAGCTAAAGCAATTTGGATGCCCCTACCTATGGTGTTAATGATTATTGGTGCCACCGTAGGCGTGCTGGTGAGTGTCTGGTTAGAACGGAAAATTTCAGCTGCTGCCCAGCAACGAATTGGCCCGGAATACATGGGGCCGTTCGGTGTGTTGGCCCCCGTAGCAGATGGCATGAAATTAGTCTTCAAGGAAGACATATTACCTGCCAAGACAGATTCTTTTCTCTTCACGATGGGACCGATCATCGTCGTTATCCCGGTGTTTCTGTCCTATTTAATCGTACCGTTCGGACAGAATTTGGTAATTACAGACTTGGGCATCGGCATCTTTTTGTGGATCGCCCTTTCTAGTATTGCCCCGATCGGTTTGTTGATGTCGGGCTATGCTTCCAATA
The window above is part of the Leptolyngbyaceae cyanobacterium genome. Proteins encoded here:
- a CDS encoding bifunctional oligoribonuclease/PAP phosphatase NrnA, which codes for MHSRSLQSLDRLTLAAQPRSVEVDAEPTSTETSGGKRQVTPLTDAANEQTNGSGETGTGILPRSADRVLNSKVEALQQTLEKHRNERQIVIIQDFPDPDGLSGAWAYKLIAQQYDIHCDIVYAGTLSHQENIALVKLTNLPAERWTPQVIKNKNLSQYQGAVLIDNQGTTSQLMPLLQQAGIPTTVVIDHHKQQGNLQAEFTDIRPTVRATATILTQYLQAGLLEFDSGISEHVKCATALMHGLRSDTNGLRQAQEEEFLAAGYLSRFYDSQLLDAVLQANRSKRVMDIIERSLKNRTVQNNFSIAGVGYLRYDNRDAIPQAADFLVTEENVHTALVYGIVHQEDEGIELVIGSLRTSKLTLDPDEFLKEAFGQDSQGRFFGGGRMMAGGFEIPIGFLGGGNENSEYAKLKWEVFDTQIKQKLLRLINPTHDLIESE
- the sixA gene encoding phosphohistidine phosphatase SixA yields the protein MTDLYLIRHGIAAEPAEYDRDRDRPLTEEGKRKTRKVAARLAELNLHFDLILTSPLLRATQTADILKASGLSDRVEEFPALAFDGKIETWLNWWQEWQQTGGKSLALVGHQPNLGDWAEILVWGETRGNLVVKKAGVIGITLPSSNSPVGRSQLFWLTSPKLTFVA
- a CDS encoding citrate synthase, with protein sequence MTVCEYKPGLEGIPAAESGVSHVDGQRGILQYRGIRIEELAEKSTFLETSFLLIWGYLPTKEELADFEHEIRYHRRIKYRIRDMMKCFPESGHPMDALQASAAALGLFYSRRDLDNPAYIRAAVVRLMAKIPTMVAAFQLMRKGNDPVLPRDDLGYAANFLYMLTEKEPDPLAARIFDISLMLHAEHTMNASTFSARVTASTLTDPYAVVASAVGTLGGPLHGGANEEVIDMLEEIGSVENVRPYLEDRLARKAKIMGFGHRVYKVKDPRATILQNLAQQLFEKFGQDKYYDIAVELEQAVEEKLGQKGIYPNVDFYSGLVYRKLGIPTDLFTPIFAIARVSGWLAHWKEQLEENRIYRPTQVYTGLKEAPYIAIEER